One region of Acidimicrobiia bacterium genomic DNA includes:
- a CDS encoding alpha/beta hydrolase, with protein sequence MSTLADALTHRDPVVREVLETWLPRFLRGGITVGDLVSTVDRIDTWDDWVVEWMNTAAVHEALAKHAESDGRQLAATAAWMDAFRCHHLAYFVSTRDEELHSRGLANMLRCHDHALPRLEPAVEKVDIPGVAGAPRMVGLLSLPNVDRPPVVIVLPGLDSTKETRHQSRGAWLRRGVAVLSVDGPGQGEASQWSTIRPDYEVAMRGVIDWIETRPDLDAGRVGVFGSSLAGYYAPRAAAFEPRIIAAFGNCGPYNWGECFDSLPQVTKEAYTHYSGAKSMDEARVMAGDLSLEGIASQITCPLLIVHGSDDPLIPWEQGKRIADEGGGEFLLIEGGTHGVQNMPHLFQSYALDWMTRHLGGTVS encoded by the coding sequence ATGAGCACGCTCGCCGACGCCTTAACCCATCGAGATCCGGTAGTTCGGGAGGTCCTGGAAACATGGCTTCCCCGGTTCCTGAGGGGTGGCATCACCGTGGGAGACCTAGTCTCCACCGTCGATCGCATCGACACCTGGGATGACTGGGTGGTGGAGTGGATGAACACTGCGGCCGTTCACGAAGCCCTCGCCAAACACGCCGAAAGCGATGGCCGTCAGTTGGCGGCAACGGCAGCCTGGATGGATGCCTTCCGATGCCATCATCTCGCCTACTTCGTGTCGACCCGCGACGAAGAACTGCACAGCCGCGGACTGGCGAATATGCTCCGATGCCACGACCACGCCCTCCCACGGCTGGAACCGGCGGTCGAGAAGGTGGACATCCCCGGCGTGGCGGGTGCGCCGAGGATGGTCGGGTTGTTGAGCCTCCCGAACGTTGATCGACCGCCTGTGGTCATTGTCCTTCCCGGATTGGATTCGACCAAGGAAACCCGCCACCAATCACGGGGCGCTTGGTTGCGTCGCGGAGTAGCCGTGTTGTCCGTCGATGGACCAGGCCAAGGGGAAGCCAGTCAGTGGTCGACCATCCGACCCGACTACGAGGTGGCGATGCGTGGGGTGATCGACTGGATCGAAACCCGGCCAGACCTTGACGCCGGGCGGGTTGGCGTGTTCGGATCGAGCCTGGCCGGCTATTACGCACCGCGGGCGGCCGCCTTCGAACCTCGAATTATCGCCGCCTTTGGAAACTGTGGTCCCTACAACTGGGGGGAGTGTTTCGATTCGCTTCCCCAGGTGACAAAGGAGGCCTACACCCACTACAGCGGAGCCAAGAGCATGGATGAAGCCAGGGTGATGGCCGGGGACCTCTCGCTTGAGGGAATTGCTTCGCAGATCACCTGCCCGCTCCTCATCGTTCACGGTTCGGACGATCCTCTGATCCCATGGGAGCAGGGCAAACGGATCGCCGACGAAGGTGGTGGCGAGTTCCTGCTTATCGAAGGCGGAACCCAC